The Plasmodium vivax chromosome 13, whole genome shotgun sequence nucleotide sequence GAAATGTTGGAGGCGAATAATTCCATAATCGAAATGAACTTTGAGAATAGCAATTTTAGTAAGTTGTAGCATTGTTGGTTGGCCGTCTGCGAGGGGCATGGACGTAGAAGCGCTTGCCTTTGTTGAGCTTCGCTTGTCCCATTTCGCTAAGTTTCGCTTCGCTTGTCCCATTTGGTGCTTCCTCTCCTCTCAGCGCGGGAGCAAAATTGCCAAATAATTAACTGCCTAATACggaataaaaacatatggCTAAAACAAGCCGAgatagaaaaggaagaaaatgataaaatggaaaaggaggaaagctACATGCACGCGTATCTCATGTCCGTGGAATCGTCCATGTAATGATTGAAATgaggggaaattaaaaaggcaGAGGAGCAgtgcattcttttttttgtccacaCATATGCCCATGGCTGAGGAGCATATCATTGTTCCTACTAAAAACGGTTCAATTAAACCCGTTTGACATGAAGAGAATTGGCCCTTTGTTACTTCTTAACTGCACTCTTGTCCATTTTACGACACGTTTTGCCATTTCACCCCTTCAGAATTGAAATTGAAAATAGGGAAAACCGAAGAAACTTGaataaaatggtaaaaaaaggggggacagttgaaaggggaaaacatcGCACAATTAGCTGCACGaatgttttgtttttacatACCCCTTTATCTGCACACATTTTCgtaattccaaaaaaatgcagataTACGTTGATATGTGGAgagaagaaataaaacaaaaggagttgaaggaagaagcaattCTTGAAACCTTGGAGAAGGTACTGCCGTTCATTTTAAAGGCTACTTGTTAGCCATATAGGAGAAGTGGCACTAAGGCATtcgtgtgcacatgtatatgcacatatgtgcgCGCCACTACCAActggttttctttttttttcacataggAACATGAGAATAGGATAAAAAATgcgaggaagaaaaaaaagaaaaagaagaagtgaAAGTTTGTTGAGGACCCTTTCATGTACCACTCTTAATAAAAGAGTGATATGGGTGTAGTTGTGCAGAGGAGAAGCTTCCCTAAAAGTGGATAACTTAAAATGGTGattctctctctctctttttttttttttttttgtcttcttTCGTAAACAGTTCATGTTGTTTTAATGCAGATTAAACCGAATTTCTCACCGGAGTTGCGCTAACTCGTTAGTAGAACACCTGGAGCGCAAAAATGATCATTCAAATGATGCGCAGTTTGATCTTCCTAGACATATCCGGTCCTAAATTAACTTTCACGTTTAATTATGGACGGTCATTTTTGTGCGTGCCCCAaaggttcccctttttggtgcacttggttatttttataattaggTCATCTCGCAACAACGTTttagttatattttaaaaaaagaaaggaaaaaaaaaggggggggggagaattCACGAATGCCTacgttaatttattttaatgattttcaaatttttatgaaaattgaataaacatatataggCAAATGTACACAAACGCATACGTAGGTGCGTACACGCGTGAAGTCGCATACGTGTGCAGCTGCATACGTGTGTGGAGGCACATCCATACGCACAGATTCGACATGCGCAGCGATCCGTAGATACTCAACGATCCGCAGATGAGCAACGATTCACACACGCGCAAAAGCACGCGCACCCATGCAACACATGCATTCATATAGTATACATTCACAAATGAAATCGCCCCACGTATaatcttccttcttttttaaaataaattcatgCAAAATACATATGATACTTAAAATCTCATGGATATGACTCCAACATAAATATGTGACAAGGGAAAACTGAAAcaatggaaaaaaagcaaaaggaaagacGCAGGAAGGGGGGCGCGAAATGAAAGCCTTTATGAGCACAAAAGTACTTTGTGTATTCAGACAATTAATTACACATaatttaatgaattaaaCTTTTAATGATGACAATatctatatatgtacactcGCATATTGCATGAAAcgatacatacacatacgtTTCAAAgatatgttaaaatataatatttattcatttatgtaatttcttttttttttttttttttttttttatgtcatttTAACAGCAAAGGGTTACTCATGAAAATAccaaatatataatattacacATACccaattttaatattcccATTACAATATGGTTTTATTCAAATTGTCTTAGGCAATATAGGTATTGACAATACTTGCTGCTaagtaacaaaaaataatttgttgaAAACATAACTCACGCATATGATGATATGATGGCTGTGGGTTACGTTtgcactaaaaaaaaaaaaaaaaaaataacaaaataaaataaatattatactaACATATacaaactgaaaaaaatggagcccTCCTTGGTTTGAAATATTCGTATGAAGAAATATTCATGTggtatttttcttattacaGTTGGGTGATATTTATTGGTGgatttactttattttttttttttttttttggaataagaaaaataagaattgGTCTCCAATTTTAAGCTAACATTTCGGACGAATGTAACCTGCTCACAAAACATGACTTCAGTCGTAATTTTGAATAATGTTGTTTGCAATTAAATACTCCTTTTGGTCATCATACATTTTAAACCTCTCTTCTGCGtataggaaaaaatcaaattcgTTGTAACTTTTGGTTTGATACCCTCTAATGATGGACCAAAATCCCCATAGCAAATGGGCACCCAACGCTTGAACCTCCACTGCCTCTAATATTTGATCAATTATTTTGGGGCTTGGTACGACAAGAGATTTGTCCAGATAATTTGATAAATATGCAGTGATAAACAATTTCCTATTTTCATAggaaatgtattttttcttatcaattacaaaaaagggataatTACTTACAGAATAATCTATGGATGTTTCGATGAAAAAGTTGGCTATATCTGTTGCGAGAAAATTAAAGCCAGAGTATTCAAAATCAATTAGGCGTAAACACTTATTGGTGTTAATAATGTTGTTTTCTTGTAGGTCATTATGGCAGAAAACGATAGCATTCGCCAAATTGTCTGACTTGGAGTACACActcataaatttaataaacttCTCAGATTCtttgatatatttatgaatatcACGCttgtatttttctatatttttatatttgtagagctgatttttccacttttccaTCATTTTAAAGATACACGGTGTTCTATCCCAGTGTTCAGGTAGATGGCGTTTTCGACTTAGGGTATGAAATT carries:
- a CDS encoding choline kinase, putative (encoded by transcript PVX_086340A) produces the protein MESISRTYENIKNDKNNLSNVENANNGNLKATKNGTVCCPEDLKMYSTIQLNQEIEISKNPFPLQEINKKNDIPLCAQEFSDLTDPLYIKKICLEKVPEWHHFTEDNLRVKQILSGLTNQLFEVGLKEETANNYHSIRRRVLFRIYGKHVDELYNTISEFEVYKTMSKYKIAPQLLNTFSGGRIEEWLYGDPLRIDDLKNPTILIGIANVLGKFHTLSRKRHLPEHWDRTPCIFKMMEKWKNQLYKYKNIEKYKRDIHKYIKESEKFIKFMSVYSKSDNLANAIVFCHNDLQENNIINTNKCLRLIDFEYSGFNFLATDIANFFIETSIDYSVSNYPFFVIDKKKYISYENRKLFITAYLSNYLDKSLVVPSPKIIDQILEAVEVQALGAHLLWGFWSIIRGYQTKSYNEFDFFLYAEERFKMYDDQKEYLIANNIIQNYD